One genomic region from Phocoena sinus isolate mPhoSin1 chromosome 3, mPhoSin1.pri, whole genome shotgun sequence encodes:
- the SYDE1 gene encoding rho GTPase-activating protein SYDE1 → MAEPLLRKTFSRLRGREKLPRKKSDAKERGRPAQRPEPSPPEPEPLAPEGSQAGAEGPPSPEASRSPARGAYLQSLEPSSRRWVLGGAKPPDEATLGPGAAGSREPAGEIWYNPIPEEDPRLPAPELPGPQPGSAEQESLASPGAAPASPPAKASRTKSPGPARRLSMKMKKLPELRRRLSLRSTRAGRERERAAPAGSVISRYHLDSSVGTPGRAAVSEGARGLRAGYLSDGDSPERPAGPPSPTAFRPYEVGPSARTPPTALWGRLSLHLYGLGGLRPAPGATPRDLCCLLQVDGVARARTGPLRGGPDFLRLDHTFHLELEAARLLRALVLAWDPGVRRHRPCAQGTVLLPTVFRGCEAQQLAVRLEPQGLLYAKLTLSEQQEAPGTAEPRVFGLPLPLLVEREQSPGQVPLIIQKCVGQIERRGLRVVGLYRLCGSAAVKKELRDAFERDSAAVCLSEDLYPDINVITGILKDYLRELPTPLITQPLYQVVLEAMAREPPSRAPSSTEGTRGLLSCLPDVERATLTLLLDHLRLVSSFHAHNRMTPQNLAVCFGPVLLPARQAPARPRIRSSGPGLSNAVDFKRHIEVLHYLLQAWPDPRRPPEAPELVPYLRPKRQPPLHLPLASPEVVTRPRGRGGPESPPSNRYAGDWSVCGRDFLPCGRDFLSGPDYDHVTGSDSEDEDEEAGEPTVATDFEDDFEAPFNPHLNLKDFDALIMDLERELSKQINVCL, encoded by the exons ATGGCCGAGCCGCTACTCAGGAAAACCTTCTCCCGCCTTCGGGGCCGGGAGAAACTTCCCCGGAAAAAGTCAGACGCGAAGGAGCGCG GCCGCCCAGCCCAGCGCCCGGAGCCCAGTCCTCCAGAACCAGAGCCCCTGGCCCCGGAAGGATcccaggctggagcagaggggcCCCCCAGCCCCGAGGCATCTCGGAGCCCGGCTCGGGGTGCCTACCTGCAGAGCCTGGAGCCCAGCAGCCGCCGATGGGTGCTGGGCGGGGCCAAGCCACCAGATGAGGCCACCTTGGGGCCCGGGGCAGCTGGCAGTAGGGAGCCTGCTGGTGAGATCTGGTACAACCCCATCCCTGAGGAGGACCCCAGACTCCCGGCACCTGAGCTCCCAGGCCCACAGCCAGGCTCAGCTGAGCAGGAGAGCCTGGCCTCCCCAG GCGCAGCCCCCGCCAGTCCCCCAGCCAAAGCCTCCCGCACCAAGTCCCCAGGCCCGGCCAGGCGGCTCTCAATGAAGATGAAGAAGCTGCCCGAGCTGCGGCGCCGCCTGAGTCTGCGGAGCACCCGGGCTGGCCGAGAGCGTGAGCGAGCCGCCCCCGCGGGGTCCGTCATCAGCCGTTACCACCTGGACAGCAGCGTGGGGACCCCGGGGCGGGCGGCAGTGTCTGAGGGCGCACGGGGCCTGAGGGCCGGTTACCTCAGTGATGGCGACTCTCCTGAGCGCCCAGCAGGGCCCCCGTCGCCCACCGCCTTCCGCCCCTATGAGGTGGGCCCATCGGCCCGGACGCCCCCCACTGCACTCTGGGGCCGCCTCAGCCTGCACCTGTACGGGCTGGGGGGGCTGCGACCGGCACCTGGGGCCACTCCGCGAGACCTCTGCTGCCTGCTGCAGGTGGATGGGGTGGCCCGGGCCCGAACGGGGCCGCTGCGTGGGGGGCCAGACTTCCTGCGGCTGGACCACACCTTCCACCTGGAACTCGAGGCCGCGCGGCTGCTGCGGGCCCTGGTGCTGGCGTGGGACCCCGGCGTTCGGCGGCACCGGCCCTGCGCCCAGGGTACTGTGCTGCTGCCCACGGTTTTCCGAG GGTGCGAGGCCCAGCAGCTggctgtgcgcctggagccccaAGGGCTGCTGTATGCCAAGCTGACCCTGTCGGAGCAACAGGAAGCACCAGGCACAGCTGAGCCCCGAGTCTTCGGGCTGCCCCTGCCACTGCTGGTGGAGCGGGAACAGTCCCCGGGCCAGGTGCCCCTCATCATCCAGAAGTGTGTTGGGCAGATCGAGCGCCGAGGGCTACGG GTAGTGGGGCTGTACCGTCTGTGTGGCTCAGCAGCCGTGAAGAAAGAGCTTCGAGATGCCTTTGAGCGGGACAGTGCAGCTGTCTGCCTCTCCGAGGACCTGTACCCCGATATCAATGTCATCACTG GCATCCTCAAGGATTATCTGCGGGAGCTGCCTACCCCGCTCATCACCCAGCCCCTCTATCAGGTGGTGTTGGAGGCCATGGCCCGAGAGCCCCCAAGCAGGGCTCCTTCCAGCACTGAGGGCACCCGTGGGCTCCTCAGCTGCCTGCCAGATGTGGAGAGG GCTACATTGACGCTTCTCCTGGACCACCTGCGCCTTGTCTCCTCCTTCCACGCCCACAACCGCATGACTCCGCAGAACCTGGCCGTTTGCTTCGGTCCTGTGCTGCTGCCGGCGCGCCAGGCACCCGCCAGGCCCCGCATCCGCAGCTCTGGCCCGGGCCTCTCGAATGCAGTGGACTTCAAGCGCCACATCGAGGTGCTGCACTACCTGCTGCAAGCCTGGCCAG ATCCGCGCAGGCCCCCAGAGGCTCCGGAACTGGTCCCGTACCTGCGACCCAAACGACAGCCGCCGCTGCACTTGCCGCTAGCGAGCCCCGAAGTGGTGACTCGGCCTCGCGGCCGGGGCGGCCCCGAGAGCCCCCCGAGCAACCGCTACGCCGGTGACTGGAGCGTTTGCGGGCGGGACTTCCTGCCTTGTGGGCGGGACTTCCTGTCCGGGCCGGACTACGACCACGTGACGGGCAGCGACAGCGAAGACGAGGACGAAGAGGCTGGCGAGCCGACGGTCGCCACCGACTTCGAAGACGACTTCGAGGCTCCCTTCAACCCGCACCTGAACCTCAAAGACTTTGATGCCCTCATCATGGACCTGGAGAGAGAGCTCTCCAAGCAGATCAACGTGTGTCTGTGA